Sequence from the Acidobacteriota bacterium genome:
CCATCACCATTATCAACACCTATACTGACGAAGTTTCTCAGTCGCTTATCGCCGGCCGCAACCCGCAACGAGTGATCACAAACGCGACTGGTTTACTGCTGTTCTACGCGACCGCCGAGTCCGATGCCGTCTCTTTCGTCAGCATCGCCAATCGCCAGCGCCTGCCCACCGTGGCGCTGGGCACGCGTCCTGGCGCGATGGCCGTCAGTCCAGGCGGTCGCTATCTGCTGGTGCTAGGGCCCGCCTCCAACGATTTGGCGGTGATCGATCCCAACGTCCCGACGTTGGTAACCAAGATTCCGTTGGGGCAGTCTCCGCGCGACATCGCGGTCATGCGCGTTCCCGTTGTTCGGTAGATTGTTTGGTGGGTGAGCCTACATGATCTCCTGCGGATTTGCAGGTGCAACGAGCCAGCCATCGAGTGGTAGCGATTCCACGGGAAGGCTGTCCTGCCACAGCGAAATTTGGAACTCGAATGGCTCGGTGGGGTCCATCAGCAAGGCAGCAAGCGAGATGCTAAGTTCGAACACCTGCTTGCACGCAGCCTTTCCCAGCGACGTGGAGTCGCTCGGAGAATCGCCGCTGCTCAGTAGAGCACAACTCCATTGCTCAGCTTCCGTTTTGCCCGCCGCATTCAGCGCCAGGTCCACTCGGACGCCGGTGGATACCCCCCCCTGGCGGAGATTCACGCGTAACGCGTGCTGGTGCAGATGTTGCCGTAATGATTCAGCAAGCGCTGGCTCGGCGAAATTCACACGCAGATAGAACGAGCTGTCGCTACGTCCAAAGTGCACCTCGCGCATCACCGACGGGTGGCCGTGCATGGTGGTGGCGCGCAGGTCCGGGATGTAGATTCCGGAACCCATCCACTCGAAATAGCTGGTGACGCGACCATCAATTTGCGGGCGAATGAGCGCGGTAGGCGGCTGAAAAACGAAGGCGTGTCCGATGTGCGCGATGGGTTGCGCCAGCGCGTCCGGCACACGTCCGCCGAGGCTGCGGTAAACATTCGCCAGATGCGCGCGGAACAGCGAGTCGAAGTCCGCATCATTTGCGGTGGAATGCTCCGGGCCGTACCACCAGCACCAGTCGCTGCCTTCGGCGATCAATAATTCTTCGAGCGCCAGTTCCTGATTTTTCGCCGAGGCGTCTGCCGCGTGCTGGTCGAAGAACTCTCGAGCGGCGTGAAGCAGGTTCCAGGCCTGATTGTCCTCATCTGCTCCAATCCAGATATCGAAGTTAGCGCCGATCCATGACCCTGTCGCCAACCGAGGCAATTTTTCCGGCGCACCGTGATGGTGGAGAGCCTCCGAGACGGTCAGGCACTCGATACCTGTATCAGAAGCGAGTCGCCCGTAGAGCGCGCGCAGAAATTCGCGTCCGCTTCGTGGATAGTATTCCCACGCATTTTCGCCGTCGAGGATCACCGGTACCAAGGCGTCCTGCCCCTGCCGCAGCACCGGCGCGGCCGATTGCTGAATCCGTCCCACCAGATCGGCGGCCGCGGCCTGCGCATCCATGCGCGAATACACAAAGCCGATCAAATCAGAAAACTCCTGATCACGAAAAAGGAAGTCCACCGCGCCCGATGGCGTGTCATAACGATAGGGCTGATAGAGATGATGGGCGTTGATCAACTCGCCAGACTCATTGCGATAGAACGGCATGCCGAGCGAGTTGCCCAGGATGCGCTGGTCCGTGGCCATCCAGCGGAAACCGAGCGACGCGCACAGCTCGGCCACCTGTGGCGAGACCGATCCCTCCGATGGCCACACGCCCGCCGGTTTGCTCCCAAACATTCGGGTGTGTAGCGCGATGGCCCGATCGAGTTGCGTGCGTGCGTCCTCGGGGCGCATGAAGCGTTGACGCGGAAGCGGCACGCCGGGATGCGGCTCGCGCGCGCAATCGGTGTCGCACAACAGCGGCAGGATGGGGTGATAGAAGGGTGAGGTCGATATTTCGATCTGCCCGCGCTCGGCGGCCCGGCGGTAGGCCGGGATGATCTGCCGCAGAAGATGCTGCTGGCGCTCGCGCAGCAGCGCTTGATCCTCCACCGTGTAGCCGCGACCCTTGGCAGTAAGCGCTTGGATGGCGGGGTCGTGGTCATGA
This genomic interval carries:
- a CDS encoding glycoside hydrolase, with product MPSLNHKIRLCLLWHMHQPYYKDLFTGVYRLPWTRMHALKDYYGMVALFEEFPTVHATFNLVPSLLTQLEEYAVDQANEPVQQIAYKPADELRMEDHVAALNSLFQANVDHLISRYPRYRELYDRYAAAQFSAERALPFFQKSDFADLQVLSQLAWFDEFYHDHDPAIQALTAKGRGYTVEDQALLRERQQHLLRQIIPAYRRAAERGQIEISTSPFYHPILPLLCDTDCAREPHPGVPLPRQRFMRPEDARTQLDRAIALHTRMFGSKPAGVWPSEGSVSPQVAELCASLGFRWMATDQRILGNSLGMPFYRNESGELINAHHLYQPYRYDTPSGAVDFLFRDQEFSDLIGFVYSRMDAQAAAADLVGRIQQSAAPVLRQGQDALVPVILDGENAWEYYPRSGREFLRALYGRLASDTGIECLTVSEALHHHGAPEKLPRLATGSWIGANFDIWIGADEDNQAWNLLHAAREFFDQHAADASAKNQELALEELLIAEGSDWCWWYGPEHSTANDADFDSLFRAHLANVYRSLGGRVPDALAQPIAHIGHAFVFQPPTALIRPQIDGRVTSYFEWMGSGIYIPDLRATTMHGHPSVMREVHFGRSDSSFYLRVNFAEPALAESLRQHLHQHALRVNLRQGGVSTGVRVDLALNAAGKTEAEQWSCALLSSGDSPSDSTSLGKAACKQVFELSISLAALLMDPTEPFEFQISLWQDSLPVESLPLDGWLVAPANPQEIM